In Synchiropus splendidus isolate RoL2022-P1 chromosome 7, RoL_Sspl_1.0, whole genome shotgun sequence, the genomic window ATATCCTGGGCTGATAGTGAAGCAGTTTTTGGGAGCAGAATGTTCACAGAGGAATATTTGAGGCTCTACTGTAAATGTTTACTCAGTAAACAAGTCATAAAAACCTCGCAGACTCTGCTCAGTCATGATACCTGGCCTCCAGCTGTGAGTCTGTTTTTGCCTCAGATCTTTCACtgttcaaaatatttattttcaaaaatgtgtcAACCTCCATCCATTTGTCATCAACGGCACCTTTGTCTTATGTAACACCAGCTCCTTTCCCCTGTAAAGGGATATTAAATGAGAACTTGTTTGAGAGCTTCACTCTATGAATATAACATGACTAAGGTGTGAACCGGTGACATACAGCGTCCTAGAACACTAAGCATTTTACAAGATTCcccttttgtttatttatggtcCACGGGGTGTTTCCATGCCAGGAAATTTTTCAGGTTTACGGAAATGCATTGTTGAGATAAGACTTATGAGTTGGCAGGAAGTGAAATTTTGTAACCCGTCAGAAAGGCAACGGCATGAACAGTAAAATGAGAAACCTGTTGTTGAAATGGAAGGTGTTAGGTGGCGACAGGTGTCTTATTTATAGCGAAGCTGACCACAATGCTAAAGGGTaatgatttaatttcatttcctttcttttGAAGTCTAGCAGAAGTGCTGTGACAATAAGCATCCGTGTTTTATGTCAATAATGTCTTGTCTTCAGTAATGCATGTGTACTGGGAACCAATCTGTTGCTAGGACAATTCAAGTGCAAAcgtaaaaacatgaaacatttggTTTGCGTCTTTGGTTAGCAAACATACGTAACGAAAGAGCATACAAATCCTATAGAAGATGTTCGGACAGAACGTTGCCCGAGGCAAGTAAATATCAGTCAAAAGAAAATACGAAAAGAAAGTAATGGAAGCTTTTATCAGTAGAGAACAAGATACGACATGAAACATTAATTAACATAATATGATCTACAAACATGCTATGTGAAGTGAAATTCGTCTCATTTTTGGATTTAAATTAACATCATTACTCACAGACTTAAAGTAGTAAAACTCCATAGGGAGAGGCCTGTCAGGTGTTGCATGTGTGTCCAACCTGAAGTCCAGAGACAGACTCAGATGCtgtctctcagttgacctgggtGTAACCCCAGGCGAGCATGAGGGGAAAGGAAAAACTGGGTCTCTTCGGCTGATACCAAGTTTTGCGCTTGGTCTTCATTTTTTGTTCACATCAATTCACATCATAAATGTTTACGACAAATGTACCCCACTGACCCAGTGCCTTTTAACCAGCTGGAAACTTGATGTTTAGACTCAAGGGGCTTCTCTGGAGGCAGGTCACACTTCCAACTGGGCAGTGTGTGTACACAACAACAGTGGTGTCATTGTAGCCAGCGAGAGTTTGCGTGAGTGCTTTCATTCTACGGCTCATCAATAGAAATCGGTCGGTGGACTAAGCTGTTGGTTTGGCAGAGAGCCAGTGGGAGAGGAAGATGCTTTCTTGCCGTCCATCCCCCAACACTTGCTCCAGAGCCTATTAAGTATTCCAACGTGAGAGAGACAAAAGTGCAGAGGAATGTGTTGTCTCAGGCACCTTGCAGTGATTTCACCCCACTTGAGAAAGGAACAGTGTTATGGGACCAGTGTTGTTTCATTTCTTGTCTCCAGATTATAACCACCagtgctttagaatttgtttgaaaaatgaCTCCAACACAATGTCATATCAGTTGTTCATTAATTATTGAAGGATAAGCTTGCCATTAACTTCTCCTCCTATACAAGAGCCATCTTACATTGGGATTTGGGAAGCTTCCAGAATGACATTTAGAGCATCAACTTGCTGCAATATATCCAAAGGCTGAACATCAGGCTTGACAGACTGGATCTGGCCCTCTGACCTTGGCTTTGGCAAAATGGAGTAAGTTGTAGAGAATGACAAGAATTTTAGCATGTCTTTATGAATATCTTACACCATATATGTTATTTTGTAAACACGTTCAACCACGTTTGATGACCAAAGACGGCATCAGAAATCCCTTCTAGTCTAAGAGGTTATCTTCTCTACCATCTATGATCCAAATATTACCAGAACAGAGCAACATGTACGGCTTGCGTTCACAAAGGCTGGACGCATCCTTGTTTAAGGAAGCTGCTTCCGTCATCAGAGTTCTCAGAGGCTTGAACGCCGCAACGTGTGACTCTTACTACGACTTCATTCATCGTAGCCACACCCCCTTCACATAAACAAACGGGGGCTTGACCAATCAGACTGCGGATAGATCAGCCGATGATCAGATGACTAAAAGGAGAAACTATTTAAAACTCTAATGAGACACTTGACGCGAGTTAATTCAATTCTGGAGCGCCTCGTATAGTAAGAGAGCGCCTCACAAATCAGGAGGACTTTAACAGCACCGGCATCTTTGGCGCTCAACACCAGGGAAAAGAATATCATTTCACTCCAAGAAAGGTCTTTCATTCGACTCTGTCGACTGCGACTGAGATGAATCATAAAGCCGCTTCTCTGTGGGGTTTGTTGCTATCGCTTGTGACAGCTGCGCTTGCGGAAAACGCCGTTCTTAAAGGTaagaaaaaatatgaaacattgcCCGAATCTTGAATGAATGATTGTGACAAGACGCGGGTGCATTTGCTGTGCACAATAGATGGTTGAACACTCGCCTGTGTCTCTTTATGGGAGCGCTACAAAACGCCACGTCTGAACTATTTGGAAAGACCTTCTGGCTgccgaatacgcgttttacCACACACCGCTATTTTCAAAACCCAGTCCAAGCCACTGGCTTTGCCTGGTTTCTTTCCAAAGGCCAGTGAgttcatttcattgaaaaaaaaacgtttttcatctTTGCGCGCCCGGTGCCAAACCGGTTTGTGGCGCTGAGCTGGAGGCAATTGCGCTCATATCTCGGAGAAAGCGAACGTGATCCATAAAACACAGTCACCAAAGCGCATTGGAAACGATTGTAGCTGGATGTTGCGGGAGAACACTGCCTTAGAAGCGTCGGCGGCAAGTGTAAAACGCCTCGGACACATTTCTTTGTTGAGCCATTTCGTGGAGAGGTGATTGTACCAGCCCCGGCTGCAGCTGTGtggatgaatgaaataaaaggcGACGAGAGGGGTGTCGGTGACACTGGCTCCGCGCCTGCGTATCCCACCTCGCGCTCGCACGAAGCAGTTTATCAGCGGAAGCGGTTGAATTGGCCACACCTTGCACGCAATTTTAGAAAGAAGGGGGATGTCGTCCCATCTTTTATTTGGAGTCAGATCCGCTGATGTATCCGGAAAACATGTGTATTTATTATGATACGATGTGGTGAACACAGTTTGAAGCCCTGACAAGAATGGGTGGAATTCTTGTGCTAATCCATGAATCTTTGTTCTGTCAGGTGCAGACAGTGATTTCGATGAACTCCCCGCGGATACAAAGCCTGCGAATGGCCAAATCAGGTACAACATGAGGAAGAGTTTAGACATGGAACAGGAGGGATGCTACCTCCAGGTGGGGAAGAAGGAGTGCCTGGAGAAGTGTGGCTTCAATGCTACAGCCAAGACCATCTTCATCATACACGGCTGGACGGTGCGTAAAGCAGAATGTGTATGACTGAGCCTGGCAGCTTTGATGACTGGAATGTATCACGGGATTGTGAAAGGACTGTGTGGTGTCGAGAGGTTACCGGAGTTGAGCGGGAGGTTGAGCCCTCTTCtttcttgtttttcctcaggTGAGTGGGATGTTTGAGAGGTGGATGCACAAGCTGGTGTCTGCGGTGATGGAGCGTGAACGTGAAGCCAATGTGGTAGTGGTGGATTGGATCCCCTTGGCTCTCCAGCTGTACCCAGATGCCGTCAACCACACCCACGACGTCGGTCTGGATATCGCAAAATTGCTTGACTGGCTTCAGGTGAGCAAGTTGCTTCAGACCATGTACAGGTTAATAACTATTCGAGCCAAGGGTTTAGAGCGCCTATAGCATTTCTCCATATATCTCCCTTCAGGATGAGCTGCATCTGTCTCTGGCGAACGTGCACCTGATTGGCTACAGCTTAGGGGCTCATGTGGCCGGCTACGCTGGAACATTCGTGCGAGGGTCCATTGGCCGAATCACTGGTACGCTGCCTGTTGACCTGGACAAATCCCCAAGTCCCCACAGATGCTTCACTCCATTGGTCCTCCCTTCACCAGGTCTTGATCCTGCTGGTCCCATGTTCGAGGGCGTGGAAGAGAAGAAACGCTTGTCTCCGGATGACGCCGATTTTGTAGACGTGCTGCACACTTATACCCGTGAAGCCCTGGGCGTCAGTATTGGCATCAAAGAGCCAATTGGAGACATTGATATCTACCCCAATGGAGGAGATGTCCAACCTGGATGTCAATTGGACGATGTCTTGGCATTGGCAGGAAGTAAGTCGAGTTATGAATAGTGCAGTTGAGCTTAGCTATGAGTCATCTGGCTTTGAACCTGGAGAGCTGTTTTTAACTTCTTTGACACATCAGTGTTCCCCATTTATACTTAAACATTTAATACTAGACCAGTCTTATTGTGTGTTGAGCTTTCGGGATCTATCGCTAATGATGCTTCTGTACTGACTACAGATTTCATGGAGGTGATGCAGTGTGAGCACGAGCGAGCCGTGTACTTGTTCGTGGACTCATTGATGAACAAGGATCACATGAGCTACGCTTTCCAATGCAGTGACCCGAATCGCTTTAAGAAGGGCATCTGCCTGAGCTGTCGCAAGAACCGCTGCAACAACATCGGTTACAACGCCAGGAAGATGCGTAAGAGGCGCAACAGCAAGATGTACCTGAAGACTCGCGCTGTCACTCCCTTCGGAGGTGAGTCCCCGTCAGAGCTTTTCCTACTACATTATATCCTAGGTCAGGCGCTTATCTATGTTTATCTCCTACTGGCTTTAGTATGTGTGGTTGTAAACCTCTGCTCGGATGCGTTATCTCTAACGTGAACCTTGTTATTTCAGGATACCACTACCAGATGAAGATGCATGTGTTCAACAGGAAACAGGCAGACGAGTCCGATCCTGTCTTCCACGTCCAGCTGTTTGGGGCCCATAATGATTCAGAGAAATTTTTTGTTGATGTGTAAGTATTGCACATTTAATGGCAATATTTTGTACAGCATTTAAACTAAAATGTACACGTTCACCACATTGTCTTTGGTAACACGGCACGGGTCTTATTTATCATTTCAGGCTTATAGTGTACCTCCATTTAGATGTTAAATGTGCAGCAATCACATggcctctttttttccaagtcacaGTCACCCGTTAAATTTCATTCTCTTCCCTCGACTCTCCATCTGTGTTTCAAACTCAATGGCTAGTGGACTCTGTTAAGAACTTTCCAGAGTCCAGCATCTTTTCACTAGTACGCTTTCACAAGCCGGAGCAAGTAAAACTATAACTGCTTGCTTTTAACAGGGGGTTTGAGGGTTCCTCATTCAGGTCGTGGCAGCCAAGAAGTTTCATGTCTGCTTCTTTGAAACAGGAGTAGAGCCAGAAGGCACATGTGGTCATAAACCTGGATTAGATGGAAACCACTGAGTTCCTGACCTCAGATCTGATAAGTCTTCTCCTTCCTTGTTCTCAGCCAAGAAAAGTCCATCGGCCTGAACCTGACCAACACCTTCCTGGTGTTCACAGAAGAAGACATCGGTGAGCTATTGAAAATCCGTCTGATGTGGGAGGGAGATGGTGAAACCTGGAATTCTGTCTGGAGAAACTTTAAAAAGACCTGGTGGACATGGAGCCCCAAACCCCCCAAACCGGTTCTGGAGGTCAGACGGATTCGTGTGAAGGCGGGAGAGACCCAGCAAAAGTAAGCAGGAGTGTCTCTGGCTAGAACTAAGAGAAAAAAGTTCATTTACTTATTGCTAACCTTTTGCTTCCTTGCCCCAGATTCACATTCTGCGCTGCAGATCCCTCGAAAACAGAAATTTCTCCAGGCGACTGGATAGACTATGTCAAATGTCGTGATGGATGGGAAGTGAAGCCTAGAAAACGGTGAGGAACAAGTCAGATATGAACAGATTTGAAGTGATTATGTGAAGGCCTAAATTTCAGGATGTTTTTCTGCCTTTGCATAGGGCTGGAGATTTCTATATGTGTCATGATGTAGATTTCATTCAAACTGTTGAAACAATTGATTTGGTGGGTTCTTGCCAACACTGATGATGGCAGTAATGTAGACAACCTAATAGAGGAGATTCAAAGCAGGAATATTTCTTTGGGCTTTTCCCATCGGGCTCCTCCCCCCAACTGTCCCACCCACAACACCCATCTTCACTAGTTGTCCTCCCCCTTCCCAACCAAGTATTTGTTCCCACGCTTGCACTATTACCTTAATGTGTGGCGCAAACAGAATCTGAGTTCATTTGAAATTTGAAGCTTTTCAAAACAACCATTTGTACTGATGTGTTTGAAGCCACTGCTGCTAAACACCGTATCTAAGGAGGGGCAGGGCACAGTGGGTTGTGAGTTGCTCTGCTAAATGGGCACAGGGGTTCTAGCTGGAGCGTCaggttttttcagttttaaccTACTGTATTCCAATTTCCAAAATCAAAAGGCTGGAAATTGAACgtttctttctcttctcagATTACCCATGTAACTGGCACCTTCATGCGATGAGAATGGGGACCCAACATGCAAAAAGGGAAGCCCAGTCTTCTCGTGATCAAAGCACTTTGGAAAGGAGATGGACGGATCAGCACACAGTTGAGGAGAGGCGGGAGAAGGGGAATGTGAGCGCCTGGGCATGTGTGACTCTCCAGTTAGTCAAGATTGGAAGATGGTCGTCAATGTGTCACGATTATCTGGAGAAGGGTGAATGTTCTATTTGAGTCATGCAAACGAACAGTTATAGTcgctgtactgtacatttttttaagtatttgttttatttatataaaaaaaagtggaagCACTGCAAGACCAATGCTATTTATCAGAGCACATCCCATTAAGAAGCAGTTGAGTGGGTTTCTCCATGATGCagtacttcctgtctgtctgcgTGTGACGTATTTGTGTGACTGGCAAGTGTGCCTTTTCTGCTGAGTGAGATTAACAATACACTGTTTACCTGAAGGAGACACCTGAGCTCATTGCACACTTAAGTTGTTTCGTGTGTTCATTTGTGTTACTGCTTTTTGGGGAGTTGTGTGCATTCATGTACATATGTAAATACAACTTTATGTATTTGGAAGATTAAATAAATGACTGTTATTTGTAACCGTTGCATCATTGTCTTCGGCTTCAGCGTTGAGTTATTGGAGTACAGCACTAAAAACGGCACAACACACAAATGAAcaggaaattaaataaaaacgatgaataaaatacaacatgGCAATAAAATGACAGAGAATTAACAGGAGAAACTCCCATCAACAAATCCAGTATGTAGACCATGTCCCTTAAAGGCCAGACAATGAAAAtgatctttttaaaatgtatgtctTCAGTGAGCAAATAACCTCTACGTAATCtataaatctataaaatgtGTCGAGAAATAGATCTATTTGTCTTTGCAACAGAGTACTTAACTGCAGTAGATGGGCAAATTCATCAATTGGCAACTTAGCACATCACAGTGGATGAGGTCTGTTCCTCTTTAGAAGTTCAGATTCATCTCATAAGCCCATTGTCCTACAGGTTCATTTGCTTACTTAAATAGGAGTGTCTTCCTGCCTGACAGGATGTCACTGATCTGAGCAACCTACTGCTTTATATTTGATTTGTATTAGCAGAAACCCAAACTAAATCTAAAGACAAATTTGCATAAAATGGCTGCTTCATAATTTTTCAGGAATCAGAAATCTAAATGAAGCGAATGTAAAGACAATCGGGTTGTACCGCCTTcttttgcagtgtttttgggagttgaatgtgtgtttttacaCAAGCACTGTCCTTGACCTTGGGATTGCGCAGTTGAACCAGATTTGTGGCTACCTCTAGCTTGTGGAGCTGTTGCACCTTCAGTGTGGACAAAGGCCGGATTATAGCATTGAGTGCACTGAGACACCAGGAATGCCCTTCACATTCTTGAAAAGTAATGACACATTAGCAGCTTTAGAAAACTCACGCCTGACTATGACACTGGCTTTTGTCCTGTCATGCCTGAAGTCAAAAAAGAGAGCGTGTTTCCACAAAGCGTTTGCCAACTCACTCTTTCTGTGACTTTAATCACTACGTTACGATTCTATTtgagttcagtttttttttttatttccaactgACCTGTTTCTTCTAGACAGCCTGTAGTTACCTCATGGACGAAAGACATCTACTGAACCACTGAGTGTGGGTTTAGTGACTCATGTCAGTCGGGTACCTCCCTTGATGCTTTGAGGAACACACCAGATACACCTTTGAGTTTGCCAGCAGAACATTTGCCTTGCGGTTGCTAACAAATACTCAACAGGCTCCTCTGTTGGCATAAGGCGAGGCATTCGAAGCACTGCAATTAAGAGTGCAGCGGCAGGAGACAATATGAGCATTCCCAATTTGGAATGGAAAAATGGTGATATTAAGCTATGCCCGTCCGATAAATACAAAAGTGTGCCATTAAATGAGCTTATATGAGAAATCAGCGCGGCATGTCGACGAATTAGATGCGTGacacatcaaaaaaaaaaagaccaatgTTTTGGTTAGGGTTCGCCAagggatggtgctccattcattctgaCATTTCAGACATTTGACCGAACTACTGCTTGGTAAACACAGATTGACATTTTTATATATCGATGCAAGGCTACACTATGacaatttgaaatttgaaatcaTACAGTAGGTGGAGAAAATAGAGCCTCTTTAATGTCATTTTAGTTTCACGATTTATGGGCAGAGACAGCAGTAGTATGAGCAGTAGCAGTAGATGATGGGTTGACAGTGGTTGTagtattgttgtttttaaagaaagaaCATGAGTTGAAGTCGAACTAGCATTCATAGTTTTTGTCGTAGCACTGAAGCTGACTGTGGTAGGGGCTGAAGAATCCCCTTATTTGGAGATCAAACACTGATTTAAAACCCAGAGGCATCCATTCCGTGAGATCAGcgagatctgtgtgtgtgaaagtttCCTATCGAGTCTCATGAGGGGGCATCTCTGTCAGTATTTCCACTTCACATAGTTACATCATGCCTGGATCAGTGTCAGTGATGAACCAGCTGACACGCGCTGTGATTGACTGGAGTTTGGTGTTGCACGCAACAATGCATGTTAGGTCCAGGCACCACACTGTCCATCAACAGAGTCATCCGTGTGTGCGTGAAGAGTTGTGTCAGTCTCATGATCCCAGCAGCCCATCCTCGCTCAGATGGAAGTTGCCTGTCAACACCAGAAGCTCATTAAAAGAAGTTATTGAAAAGTTTTGTGGCATCCGCGCATGTaaggtggaaaatgttttggtgGGTGTAGCGGACCAGTGGGGACCAGTACTGAGTTTTAAGACCTGAGGTCACATGGGTTCCTTGTGCTTCTAAGAAGCACAGCACCCAAAGTTCTTGGAATGTGCTTCTCTTGTGCGAACAGCGTGTGTTTGAATATTACGGCACCAATGGATATGGTAACGTTCAAGAGCTGTGTAGGCCATTATATAAGACTAAATAAGCAAACTGGTCCAACAACTGCTTCATTGGCAGGTGCATGACATAATAATCAGCAGGCTGAAACAAACTCCTTCTTATGTTTTATTACAGCAgctgcatttaaaataaaaaaaaagctcatgaaAATTGCCATCAAATAAGTTAAGTTGATTAATCAAATTTTAAGGGATTCACAGTCTAACTATAGGATGAACTGGGCACTGTCAGTTCATCCCTCAGTTCAaaacattgtgttgtttttcttcttcagaaaATATTCGTTTTCATGTGCTTTCATGTTCTCATTGTAAAAATGTCTttcaattgttttattattattcagctgACTGAATGATATGTGTTTATAAAACAACATTGGAATGTGCAGTTGTCAAAAGAActgaagcagcaacagtgcTGAAGGTGAAATCTAATGTCCCACAATAACATAACAGCAGTTATTCCTGTccaatcagaggagaggtcCTCGGAGGTCCTTGTTGATGTTTTGCCCAACACCGTGTGTTTATTTACATGTGGCCATAATCACAACGTGTCAGGATGTAAGCGCTGCAGAATGTGTGACGTCTGTTGATTTTCCGAAACAACAGGACACCAGCGTCACATGTGTTGGGTGTCTGTGGGGGCGTTTACGACACTGACCGCTGGTTACATTGGGGTTTCAGCTGCTGTCCACGTCATTGTTCTTTTACTGCTTCCAAGAATTACAAATGAACATGTAGAGCTGTGGAGTTGGGAGGGGCAGTCGCTTACCTCCTTCTCAGTCATTGTCTGTCACTGAACCAAGGTTCGGTTTACCTAGATGTTACATTGTGCCATGTCCAAGACTGATCTGAAAACAGTCCTCAGAATTGGTTTCATGGCATGCTAGATCAATTGATCCATGCACCCAAAGGGGTTGTCTCTGCTGCACAGTGTTGGGGTTGGAGATTTATGCTATATAAAGTTGACTGACATAGTCTTTGGAGCAGCGTGAAAATACAATAGGGCAGGAGGTTCAAACCAGTGAGATCAGCTGAAGGGCTTCAGACCTGGTGTGACCTCTTGTGAATGATGTGGCTGTGTCAGAGACATTCTTGTACCAACTTATCCaaccctctctctctgccagcTGAAGCTCAACAGCAAAGCGACCGGCCAATGTGGGCGCGTCCTGGTAAACCAGGCTTTCTCCCGTGGAATTTGCTAATTTCAGAGATTTATGTTCTCTGAATGTCACATACCTTCCATGACTTTCACTCAGGAGTGCTCTTCTCCAACTGACCAACGGGGACGACATTTTCACACGTTGAATGATGAGCTTCAAACTAATTTCAGCTGCCTGCGATATTTTGCTCTCGGTCCGATGCCTCATGACTCCATCACTTCTTCCCAAGACACTGCCACTGAAAAGACAACCTCATCCTCAACCTGAACCATGCGTTTCACTGTTGTGTGACTAtgaaccatggtctcagaccTAGAGGAGCCATTCCCAGTATCGCTATTGTCTTCTGAATTGTAGTAGTCGAGTTAAAATTGTCCCACAGAAAGTAATTTTCCTTCAGAACACCCAATTTCTTACATCACAGTGGACACAAACCATGCCATAAACAGCGTTTGGTGTATTAAAGAGCTTTGACCATGAGCTAATGACCATACTTTCATACTGTATAACTGTGCAGCATAACCAAAATCAAATGTAGATTTACCAATGAGGAACATTAGATCGACCCTTGTCTAAGCTTCACTATCAACACATCTTTGAAATGCAGTGCCATGCCAGTCTCCCCAACTCTCAGCATTACACAATGCAGTCCCACAGCGTGATAGAGAGGGCATCACTGTTAATGCAACAATACTGAACTGAAACACTGTACTTCTTTgtgctgactcacacacacacacacatacggtgcgcatgcacgcacacacacacgccgcagCTTTGTCATTTCTACTTGAGCTGGTCGAGACTTTCTCATGGGAATAATTCAATCTAAAGGAAAGGAAGGGGGATTTTTCACATCTGTTGACCTTGGGATTCCGGAAAGGAATTTGGTATTTCCAATCCTGCTAGCTTGTTTGTACCTGATTTGCTCAGGAGGGTTTCTCATGTGCGATACCATAATCAGCTTTAATGCAACACATTCAACACCTTTTTTCTAACGCGTCTTATCGCCATGTGATTTGTGGCTGAGTTTGCATACATGGTTACTTGCAGCTCGTAATGACACTGACTGCAGTTACATGCAGAGACGGATGTAGGCAGTGGCTTGACCATAGAGGAAGAGCGAacgaagctgacaggtagcaagaAGCCTTGTCAGACTgttatattctattc contains:
- the lipg gene encoding endothelial lipase, translating into MNHKAASLWGLLLSLVTAALAENAVLKGADSDFDELPADTKPANGQIRYNMRKSLDMEQEGCYLQVGKKECLEKCGFNATAKTIFIIHGWTVSGMFERWMHKLVSAVMEREREANVVVVDWIPLALQLYPDAVNHTHDVGLDIAKLLDWLQDELHLSLANVHLIGYSLGAHVAGYAGTFVRGSIGRITGLDPAGPMFEGVEEKKRLSPDDADFVDVLHTYTREALGVSIGIKEPIGDIDIYPNGGDVQPGCQLDDVLALAGNFMEVMQCEHERAVYLFVDSLMNKDHMSYAFQCSDPNRFKKGICLSCRKNRCNNIGYNARKMRKRRNSKMYLKTRAVTPFGGYHYQMKMHVFNRKQADESDPVFHVQLFGAHNDSEKFFVDVQEKSIGLNLTNTFLVFTEEDIGELLKIRLMWEGDGETWNSVWRNFKKTWWTWSPKPPKPVLEVRRIRVKAGETQQKFTFCAADPSKTEISPGDWIDYVKCRDGWEVKPRKRLPM